AACTGACCGCCTTCGGAGAGGTCACCACAGACAAGAGTCGCCTTGCTGAGGCGAATGTTGTTCTGGTACGGAGCAAGACCAAATGTACCAAGGACTATATCGATCAGGCACCTAACCTGAAGGTTATCATCCGCGGAGGTGTTGGTATCGACAACATCGATAAGGCATATGCAGAGAGCAAAGGCATTGTGGTTCGCAATACCCCTAAATCATCAGCAATTGCAGTAGCTGAGCTGGCTTTTGCCTTGATGCTCAGTACTCCCTGTAACCTGATTACCTACCACAATGGAATGAAGAGTGGGCAGTGGCTCAAGAACGTGAAGAGAAGTGAACTCTATGGGAAGACACTCTGTCTCTTTGGTATTGGAAATATTGCTCGCAAAGTTGCTGAGCGTGCAAAGGCGTTCGGCATGAACGTAGTAGCATATGATAAGTATGTGAAAACCAGCGAAGCTGCTGAGATGAAGGAGACTCCCGAAGAAGCGGTAAAGGATGCTGATTACATCTCCTTGCATCTTCCCCTTACCGAGGAGACCCAATGCATGGTCGGCCGAAAGCTGATCGCTCATTGTTCCAAGAAGCCGGTCATCATCAATACAGGTCGTGCACGCTGTGTAGAGGAAAATGAAATGGTATCGATGCTTGAGGATGGATCGGTCAGCTGGTACTGTACTGATGTATGGCCGACTGATCCCCCTTCTGAAGATTACCCCATTCTCAAGGCAGAGCGCGTGACAATCACCCCTCATGTTGGGGCAAATAGTGTGGAAAATCTTGCGCGTATCGGCGATGAAGCCTATGAAATTCTGGAAGGATTGAAGAAGGAAGGAGTAATCTGATGGAACGGAAGAAAAATTATTTTGCAGGTCCCTCGGTAATGCCTGTAGAGGTGCTGGAGAAACTCAAGGAAGATATGGTCGACTTCAAGGGACAAGGATTGTCCATGATCGAGGCCAGTCACCGTGGCGGCATGTTTGAAGAGATGTATGACCAATGTCTCGGTCTCTTCAGAGAGTTGCTGGGTATCAGCGATGAGTATGATGTCTATTTCCTTGGTGGTGGAGCAACTTTGCAGTTCACCATGATCCCCATGAACTTCCTACGTCCAGGCACTGTTGCAGATTATATCCGAAGCGGCACATGGTCAAACAAAGCAGCAGATGATGCTGAGAAACTGGGAAAAGTCAACTATTACTATGATGGAAAGGTGAACAACTTCTCCAGTCTTCCCGATCCTAAGACCGTCAAGCCAAGTAAGGATTCCAGTTACCTTTATCTCTGTTCGAATGAAACAATCGGGGGTATTGAGTGGCAGGACTTCCCGGATACCGGCTCCGTTCCCTTGATCGGTGACATGTCCAGCGATATCTTCAGCCGTCCCATTCCCGTGGATAAGTTCTCCATGATCTATGGTGGGGTACAGAAGAATCTTGGACCTGCAGGTGCAACCTTTGTAATCATGAAAAAGTCCATGCTTGAGAAGCAGAATTCCAATCTTACCGCGTATATGGATTACAAGTTGCATAGCAAGAACAAGGGGTTGTACAATACTCCTCCAGTGTTCTCTATCTGGGCAGTGAAGCTGGTCCTTGAGTGGATCAAGGCAAATGGTGGAACTGAAGGTATGTTGAAGCGTGCCCAGGAGAAGAGCAGTATCATCTATGATACCATCGATAACTCCTCCTTCTTCCGAAGCCCTGTTGATGCTGCATATCGTTCCAGGATGAATATTGTATTCCGTCTTCCCAGTGAGGAACTGGAAGCAAAGTTCATCGAGGAGACAAAGAAGGCAGACATGCTTGGTCTCAAGGGACACCGTTCAGTTGGTGGATTACGGGCAAGCATTTACAATGCACTTCCTGTTGAAGATGTTGAGGCACTTGCTCAGTTCATGAAGGAATTCGAAAGGAAAAACGGGTGATAGCATGAAAGTGAAGATGGATGAAACGAACAAAGCGATAATCCGACAGTTGCGTGATGGCAGAAAGCCTTTCAGTGCTATTGCTGAAGAGTTGAGCATCACGGAAAATACCGTTCGCGCCCGCGTCAATAAGCTGATTGAGGAGGGTGTGCTGGAGATTTCCGGACTGGTGAATCCGGAAGTAATACCTGGGTTGCAGGTGGTCATGATGGGGGTGAAGCTAAAAACCCTTGACTTGGAGAGGAAAGCCAAAGAATTTTCCAGCCTCCGAGGGATCATCTCTGCTTCGGTTGTTACCGGTCGCTATGATCTGATCGTCCATCTGGTCCTGAGTGAGGAAGAGGGGTTGAGCCTTCTGGATTTCTTCAAGACAGAACTTGATAAGATTTCCGAGATTTCTGAAGTGGAAACCTTTGTGGTCTATCAATCACACAATCTGAGGATTCCTTATATCCTGTAGACTTTCTGAATGGAATAACGAGTGTAGGGTGCCTGAAAAGGCACCCTGCATTATGTCTGGGCATTACATTCATAACCACCCTTTGGTTGTTGATAAAACCAGTTGTAGGTTATAGAGAAACACGTTCTTTCATGCTATACTACCTCATGCTGTGCCAATGGCATGGATGATACTTACCAGTTGAGGAGAGAAACAGTATGGCAGACCTGTCTACATCATATCTTGGATTGAAATTAAAGAACCCCTTGATCGCAGGGAGTAGTCCCCTTACATCATCATTGGATAACCTGAAACGTTGTGAAGATGCAGGATTATCTGCTGTGGTACTGAAATCCATCTTTGAAGAACAGATTGAATTGGACAGTGAGTCAGCTGTGGATGAGTCAAATGCATATCTCACGCATGCTGATGCCTATGGGTTCATGAAACATGCAAGCATGGAACAGCAAATCGATGCATACCTGACTTTGCTCGAGGATGCAAAACAAGCGTTGGATATTCCCGTTATTGCCAGTATAAACTGCAAGCAGAATGGTAGCTGGATCGAGTATGCAAAACGCTTTGTTGCCTGTGGTGCAGATGCAATCGAATTGAACCACTACGTGGTAGCGGCAGATGTTGAGGTGGAAGGGGCAACCCTTGAGAAGGAATATCTCTCCCTCGTGAAGAGTGCCAGAAAACAGCTCAAGCTTCCCATCAGTCTGAAAATGGGGCCAGCTTTCTCTTCCTTGGCAAATATGCTCAGGCGATTTGACGAACTCTCCATTGATGGAGTAGTGCTGTTCAATCGTTTCTATAGCCCTGATATTGATATCGACAAACTTGCTTTGGTCCCTGCACAGATGATAAGCAGCAAGGATGAATATGCATTGAGTCTCCGTTGGACTGCACTGATGAGTGAGGAAGTCCGTTATGATATCTGTGCTGCTACCGGTATTCACAGTGGAAGCACTGTGGTAAAGCAGTTGCTTGCCGGAGCAAAGGCCGTTCAGTTGTGCTCCGTTCTGCTAAAGCAAGGACTCTCTTCAGTAGCAAAGATAGAGAAGGAGCTCTCCGACTGGATGGAATCACACGCATACTCCAGTATCTCTGACTTCAATGGAAAGTTGGCCCAGGAACGAATGGCTGACCCAGCTAAATGGGAACGAGTCCAGTACATGAAGTCAATTCTGGAAGCTCAAAAGGGTTGAACCATGAATGTAGAACAGTATAAAGACATAGCCCCCTATAGGGGGTCAGATGTTCGTGACGCAATTGAACGTGTTTTAAAGAACAAGGATGCGTTATACCGGATTCTCTCGTCTCTCGGGCCTGTAGAGTCGGAAGCAGAACGTCAACAGGTTGACACGTACACAAATTACATTTTCTCAGAACTGGAAAAGGTAACGACCTACGATGAATTCCAAGAGCATATTACAGCGGGAATATTCCTGCCTGCCATTATTGAGAAGAGTGTGAACAAGTTTTCGTTTGATGGTTTGCAAAAAATCAAGGATGACCAAGCTTACCTGTTTATGAGCAATCATCGGGATATCGTGCTTGATTGTGCTTTGATTGACTTTGCGCTCGACAGAGGGGGAAAGATGCTCTGTGAGATGGCAATTGGGGATAACCTACTGACCAATCAGTTTATCACCGATTTGTTCAAACTCAACGGAGGGGTGACTGTCAAACGGACGCTTCCCATGCGAGAAAAGTACTTGGAATCCATTCGGCTCAGTGCCTATTTTGTTGAATTGATCACTGAAGAAAATAAATCAATCTGGGTAGCCCAGAAGAGTGGAAGAGCCAAGGATGGATTCGACGTGACAACACCAGCGATCATCAAGATGCTCCACCTTTCCCAGAAAAAGAAGGGTATTTCATTTTCTGATGTGGTGAATAATTGTCACATTGTTCCTGTTGCTGTCAGCTATGAATATGATCCCTGTGATCTTATCAAGGCAGGGGAAGAAGTTACTCGTTTAGCGAAAGGCGAGCAAGCCAAGAAGCGATATGAGGATCTGATCTCCATATCCCGTGGAATGAAGGGCTACAAGGGAAATGTGCATATTGCTTTTGGAACTCCTCTGGAAGGGGAGTGGGAGAATTCTGATCAGGTTGCTCAAGAGGTTGATCGTCAGATTCATACGCTTTATAAGCTATGGCCTACCAATCTCTTTGCCTATGACTACCTATATAACAGTACCCAGTTCAAGGACTCCTATAAAGACTTTGATAAAGAAGCCTTCCTGTATCGCTTCAAGGGTACCCGAGAGGAGGTACGTCAATATGCACTCAATACCTATGCGAATCCAGTGGTTTCCTACTTGGCTGCACAAAAAAAGTAGGATATTCCTGCTTCTCATGATTACACTGCTTCTTGCTACCTGTAGCAAGGAGGAGATTGTTGTGGTCAACCTGGAACATGAGCGTACCCTTGTAGTTGATCTAAATACAGGGAAACGTAGTGAACACTTGTTGCTCTCTTTTGATCTATTGGGAGAGGAGCGATCAGTGCAGGTGCGTCTTACCTCCTCAAATAGTGTCTCCAGCTGGCTTGTCGATGTCCAAGGCGAAACCACCTCCTCAGATACAGCCCATTACCGCATAGGGCCACTTACCATGGGAGAAGAAATACCGTTCCCATCAGGGATATATGAAATCGATATAATTAATGAGGATGGCATTATACGAAAAGAACAACTTGAGCTCCCTGCATCCCCATTAGAAAAGATGCAAGAGGTAGTACCCCTCTATGATAGTGATACAGCAGTGGTTTCATCGCTTCCTGTCCCGAGTCAGATAGAACGGTATGACGAGACAGGCAGGTTACTTTCGGCAGTCAACTTGAGTGAACCCTCCTATACCCTAAAAGAAGAGGATGCCTCATTGGCGATCGTCACTGATGACGCTACATACCTATTGCAACGTTAGGTCCGCTGTACAGCCTTCATTAATTCATCTTTGTGGAGCCTGATAACAAAGGTTCTTCCATGCGGACAGGTTGGCTCGGCAAGGGCGAACACTTTCTCCAAGAGGGAGATGGCCATCATACGGTCTATTGAGTCCCCTGCCTTGATCGCTGCATGGCATGCAACAATGGCATAGAGTCCTTTCTCGACCTCTTCACTCTCCCCACTCATCGTCTGTATGAAAGAAACCAACTGTTTCTCTACCGAGCGGTAGATTGCAGGAATTGCATGGATTTCCCAGAGGAGGTCATCACTGCGGACCAGCTTGATTCCCAAATTCAGGTATACATCCAGATTCCCCTGCAGGTAGTTGTCAACGTCACGTTCAACCTCAAAAGAGAGGGGAATCATCAGGGACTGTACTTCTCTCTTTGCCCGTACCTCATCATAGAGAATCCTCTCATGCGCTGCATGCTGGTCTACCAGGTAAAGGTCATTCTCCTTTTCTGCAACCAGAAAGAGATTGAAAGCCTGTCCGAGGTAGGTGAATTGCTCCTGTTTAGCCTGCATATCCCAGATATTCTCAGTTTCGGTAGCGCGGGTTGCCTGCATTCCATCTGATTGAAGAATCTCTTTTGCTTTCTGGAACCACTCAGGGTCGATGGGCTTTCTTGCATCTCCCTGGTATCTGCTGCTTCTCTCATGGCTGGATGCATCCTGAGCCCTCTGGTGGGTATAGGTTGCCTTGGGGGTAAGCAGGGGAGTCTGCTCGTCCTGTATCTCTTTTGCTACAATCCTTGGTATGGTGCGACGGACCTGGCTGGAGATCATTCCCACAACCTGATGGTGTATTTCAGCTTTGTTTCTAAGCTTCACCTCACGCTTGGTAGGATGGATATTGAAATCAACCAACGTAGGATCGACATCAATAAAGAGATAACAGTAGGGAAAGGCTCCACCGTGCAGCATCTCCCCGTAGCCATAGGTAACTGCCTGTACAAGGGCAAACTCCTCCACAGGTCTATTGTTCACAAAGATCTTGATGTGGGAACGGTCACTTCTATAGAGTGCAGGAGAAGAACAAACCGCATAGAGGTTGAATCGACCTGCGCTGTCATAAAGCTCAATCATCTCGGAGGGAACGATATTCTGGCTGATAGCCAGGACATCCAGTACGCGTTGTTTCTTATTAGTGGCAGGGAGATCGACCCGGACCTTTCCATCAGTGATGAACCGAAAAGATCGTTCGGGAAAAGCGAGCGCCTTCTCCTGTAGGACATAGCGGCACATGGTTGCTTCCGTTGAAGGTCTTTTCAGAAACTGACGCCTGGCAGGAAGTTCCTTGAACAAGCCCTCAACACTTACCGTTGTTCCTTCTCGAGGCCCACCGGGTTGTACCTCGCCTTTTATTCCATTATCTACGGTAATCTGATAAGCATCCTGCCCTTGGTAACTGCTGGCAATAGTGACGGTGGATACTGCGGCGATACTGTACAATGCTTCTCCGCGGAAACCCATGCTCTTGATATGATACAGATCTTCAAGTTCATGAACCTTGCTGGTGGCGTGGCTTTCACAGAGCAGAGGAAGGTCTTCCCTTGCAATTCCCTCTCCATCATCGATCAATTTGATTGACTCAAGGCCCCCATCGGTTACACTGGCTACCAGTTGTTTGGCCCCTGCATCCAGTGCATTGTCAAGCAATTCACGGATGACTGATGCTGGTCTATCAATAACCTCGCCTGCAGCAATACGTTGGGCTACAAGCGGATCGAGCTTTTGTATTCTCATAGCATGACTCTACCATAGAAGACATAAAAGGGCAAAACATCTCTCTAGAACTGTTTGCCAAGATTCAGTGAAATACGTACGCTAACCACTGGATTGGTGTAGCTTGTTACCTGGGCAGGGTATTGGGCTTTCAGCTGCAGTGTGAATGGATCGAAGGCATACTGAAGTGAGAGGAAACTTGTGCTGTAAGGTCCCCTGAGCAAGGAGAGCGCAGTCTCATTTCCTGCAAATACCTCAGAAAGGTTGCTTATTATACCCAGCTGTGCAAAGCCCAGCCCCACCTGAAGCCGTTCCTTAGTATAGGAAAGTGAGAACTGGCTATAGTCTGCTTGGTGGGCTGTGGAAACAGGAGAGGTAAGATAAGCGAAGGTGGCCCCAGAGCTGAACGGGAGATTGAACAAGAGTCTGGCTTGCCAGATCTTCCCCTGTACCCGCACGTCACCCAATACCTCAACTGCTGCTGCATACCTCGTATCAAGGAATGAAGCAAACTCATTAGCGATGAGGGGGTGGTTTTCACCCTTGGTAAGCGAGACCAGTATCTTTGAGAAGAACTGATCTTTCTTCAGCGAGAATCCTGTTCCCACAAGATAATTGGGGAATATGGTACCTACAGAGGTGTCTATGAAGGAGTCGGTATCCAGGGTTGGATAAGCAGGCAGATATCCGCTTGCATGCAAGAGAAATTTGAACTCGGTGGTTCTTGAGTCAACCACGGGGAACCCGAGACCGAGGAATGGATAGGTATTGATGCTCCATGAAGGATTGTTATCAATCACAGCAAGGCCGCCAAGTGCGACGGACATGCGATACCCACTTCTTGGGGTGAACCGGAGCAAGGATGAACCAAACTGACGGTCATTATCGGAAAGTGACCCAAGGTAAAGATCGTCGAATGTGGTTACCAAGGTAACCGGCCCCAGGGTAAGTTGGTTCAATACCGCCAAATTCTGGTCAGAGATCAGAGATGGTGCAAACAAACTGGTCAATTCCGTGGTAATCGGGAATTTCCGATCCAGCGTCAAGTAGAAAGCACTGCTGCTGTAACCGATCCTCAACTTGTCAATGAATGAGAAAGCATAGGCTGCCATCTCTAGGCGCGAAGTGGGGACGGGATATGCTGTATTGGTGTATGAGGAGAAATCTTCAGTCTCGAGAAAACCCTGCAACCTGATGCTGAACAGTCCTTTCTCGAAGTAGGGCTTGAGGAAGAGTTGATGGTGCAAGGAATCTGTGTTGCTGCCATCAAATGTAAAGCGATAACCGAACTCCAACCCGAATGATCCCGTTATTCTCGCTTCTTCTGCAGAAAAGGCCAAGGTTGGCCGGGTGGTCTCTGATGGGTATGCAAGGGTAAGTTCCTCTTCACCGCTTTCTGTAGCCTCTTCCAAGGCTGTTTCCAATACTTCCGCCTCCTTATCAGGTAAAGGAATAGTTTCCGTAACGGCCTCTTCAATTTCCTCGACTGCTTCAATATCAACCACTTCCTCTATAAGTGGTATCTCAATGGTGACAGGCTCCTCATCCTTGATCTCAGTTACGACAACTATTTCCTCTGCTTCCACCGTCGATTGGAAAGAGGAAGGGGAGGATGGGACCTGGGCGGATTGAGATACGTTTGAAATGGTGGGAATCTCTGGTGTTATCGGGCGGATGGTGATCTTTATCCTATCCTTGGGCGGTGCAAGGATGATATTGCTGAATTGGCTAACACGCTCTGGTATCTTGACCGGTTCCACTTCAACCTGCAGGCTCTGCAGGCGTTGGGGGATGAATTCTGAGGTTTCGGCAACAACAATGCTGGAAGGCTTCTCAGCCAATGCCGTGATCGACACCCCTTCCAGGGGCGGAGGGGTGAGAGCGATTCTCTCTACATTTGCCTTAGGTGCACGTGGGGTGGTGGGAGCAGTGGTCTTGTCGCTGAGTTCCTGTATGATCTGTTTTGCCAGCATCATGTCAGGATAGGTTGCATAGGTAAGATAGTATCCTGCCTCGATTAACTTCAGGCGAGCCATTCGCTCCTGCATGAAGAGCTTCTCAAATGTCTTGACTTCCCGTTTTGCACCAGTAAGCGCATTATAGGACTCGACCCTGCCGGTGAAGGTTGTGACACTCTCTTCTTCCTCTGTGGTGATGACCAACATCTCACCATCACCATGTAGGATGAATCGGGAGACTGGTGTAGTGACCGTGAGAAAGCCATCTCCCATATCGTAGGTATTGAACGTTGCTTTTCCACTGACCAGATAGAGGTCGGGATTGTTGCCAACCAGATCACCGGTAACCAACAGTGAATCTTCGAACACATTGATGGTGCCGCGGGGAGTCACGAGTAGTATAGGTGTATCTGGATTATGGATGATCCAACCTTCTGCAATGTTCTGTGCCTGTTCACTGGTTGCTTCGATTCGGTTTCCCTGGCTGTCATACACATGTAAGGCGGCGATGTCTCCATCCCCGATGAATACCTCATCCTCTGCAAAGAGGGCAGTGCCGCTTGTGAAAATCAATAGAAGGAGGACAATATATTTCACCAATCGTTTCATAGAAACTCCCATCATGACATTACAGGATTGATATCTTCACCAGCGTGTCAAGCGAATACGTAGGTTCTGCATTTTCATCAAATTGAGCACGTAGTCCAATATCAAATGAATAAGGCTTTACCTTGATGACTGTTGTCGAGGAAAGCACCACATTACGTAGTGTTTTCAAGCCTTCAAAGAAACCCTCTCCTGTACTGGTAGGATAAAGCTTTTCATATTGCAAGTCCAGTGAAACGATATGCATAAAGGGTTTATCGATCCTTGCATTTGCAACAAAACTATAGTCGTGGAAGTCATTTTCAGTAAGATTGCTCTCCATGTGCGCGCTCAGGTAGAGACCCTGACGCGTGAAGTTCAATCCAAGCGTACCATCGAAATGCAGTGTGCCGAGCTCAAGACGGAGTTTCTCGGTCTCTTCAGCCTCTCTTGTCTCGAAGTCTGAGGAGTAGTAGTTGGTGTAGTAACTCCCAAACGTAGGAATAGTCAAGCTGGTATTGAAAACAAAGAAGCTTCTCGTGTGCCCCCACAGCCCATAGCGTAGGGCTGAGCCGAACTGTTTATTCTGTACATCGGGAAGCTGAAGCAAAAAATCGGTGAAAACATGCAGATTTAGGAAATCCCGTTCGTATACGGGGAGGGAAAAATCAAGGGAAATCATCTCCCTGCCAAAGGGTTCATCGTCCTCGCCTTGTCTCGGGCTGCTTGCATGTGAGAGCCCTACCTCAAGATCTGCGAACAAGGAGAGCTGAGGATACTCATACAATGGGCGTGCATAAATTCTCCAAGCACGCAAGGTGGGTTCATACAAGTCATTGGTAACAAATTCAAAACCAGCATTGGGGATACCCAGCAAATTTCCATCCAGCATAATATCAAGTCCGGGCTGACTCTCACGGTACCCTACGCTATAGTCGAAATAGCTGTTCAGCAATGCACCATCACCCAAGGTGATACCCATCAGCTTCCCGTAACGGATATACAGGGAATCATAGCGTTGTCCCCACTGTATTGAGCGAATGAATGAACCATAGTGCTTTGCCACCCTGAGCGCATAGTCCTCGAAGATCTCATCCACCTCTCTCTTAGGCATCTCCCATGGGGAAAAATCAAGCATGAGGTCAAATGGATCAAACGTTGCCTTGCCCTGGATTTTCAGGTCAAGCTGGAATGAAAGGTTTCCGATGGAGAAGTCCGGTTTATAAGCAATGCTGAAGGAACCATCTGAAGAGGCCATACCTTCCAACAGACTGTCAGAGGTACTTGGCAGGTAGGGAGTTTCAGTCAGTGTATCAGCAGGGGAGGATTGATCCAGGTCTGGGGACGTGTCTGATTCAAGCGATCCTTCTGAATTGCTTGGACTCTCCTCATATTGCGGTTGTGGGCTTGGCTCTTCGGATACCGTTGTGTCATTCGTTAATTGCACTTGCTCGGAGGATGAATCCAATTCCTCAGCAGAAAGTGGCAGGAAGACGGTCAGCAGCACCAAAAAGAAGAGCAAGCAGGCACGATAATGCATCCTTTGCATCCCTCCTCCCTCACTACAATCATCACACAAACCTGTCATGGTTGTAAACAGGCTGGACGCGACCAAGTTACATTCTTGGCTCGTAGTGGTGTGCTTTGTAAATATGCTCCCTGCTGAGTTTGTCCAGGTGTGACAACTCCTTGACGATCGGCTTGATTCGGGAACGAATGTTTGTCTGGTCATAGGGGCAGACGGGCTTGACCACCGGAAGGTCATA
The sequence above is drawn from the uncultured Sphaerochaeta sp. genome and encodes:
- a CDS encoding NAD(P)-dependent oxidoreductase; protein product: MLILISDAFDDVLAGKLTAFGEVTTDKSRLAEANVVLVRSKTKCTKDYIDQAPNLKVIIRGGVGIDNIDKAYAESKGIVVRNTPKSSAIAVAELAFALMLSTPCNLITYHNGMKSGQWLKNVKRSELYGKTLCLFGIGNIARKVAERAKAFGMNVVAYDKYVKTSEAAEMKETPEEAVKDADYISLHLPLTEETQCMVGRKLIAHCSKKPVIINTGRARCVEENEMVSMLEDGSVSWYCTDVWPTDPPSEDYPILKAERVTITPHVGANSVENLARIGDEAYEILEGLKKEGVI
- the serC gene encoding 3-phosphoserine/phosphohydroxythreonine transaminase produces the protein MERKKNYFAGPSVMPVEVLEKLKEDMVDFKGQGLSMIEASHRGGMFEEMYDQCLGLFRELLGISDEYDVYFLGGGATLQFTMIPMNFLRPGTVADYIRSGTWSNKAADDAEKLGKVNYYYDGKVNNFSSLPDPKTVKPSKDSSYLYLCSNETIGGIEWQDFPDTGSVPLIGDMSSDIFSRPIPVDKFSMIYGGVQKNLGPAGATFVIMKKSMLEKQNSNLTAYMDYKLHSKNKGLYNTPPVFSIWAVKLVLEWIKANGGTEGMLKRAQEKSSIIYDTIDNSSFFRSPVDAAYRSRMNIVFRLPSEELEAKFIEETKKADMLGLKGHRSVGGLRASIYNALPVEDVEALAQFMKEFERKNG
- a CDS encoding Lrp/AsnC family transcriptional regulator, which translates into the protein MKVKMDETNKAIIRQLRDGRKPFSAIAEELSITENTVRARVNKLIEEGVLEISGLVNPEVIPGLQVVMMGVKLKTLDLERKAKEFSSLRGIISASVVTGRYDLIVHLVLSEEEGLSLLDFFKTELDKISEISEVETFVVYQSHNLRIPYIL
- a CDS encoding dihydroorotate dehydrogenase-like protein; this encodes MADLSTSYLGLKLKNPLIAGSSPLTSSLDNLKRCEDAGLSAVVLKSIFEEQIELDSESAVDESNAYLTHADAYGFMKHASMEQQIDAYLTLLEDAKQALDIPVIASINCKQNGSWIEYAKRFVACGADAIELNHYVVAADVEVEGATLEKEYLSLVKSARKQLKLPISLKMGPAFSSLANMLRRFDELSIDGVVLFNRFYSPDIDIDKLALVPAQMISSKDEYALSLRWTALMSEEVRYDICAATGIHSGSTVVKQLLAGAKAVQLCSVLLKQGLSSVAKIEKELSDWMESHAYSSISDFNGKLAQERMADPAKWERVQYMKSILEAQKG
- a CDS encoding 1-acyl-sn-glycerol-3-phosphate acyltransferase, with the protein product MNVEQYKDIAPYRGSDVRDAIERVLKNKDALYRILSSLGPVESEAERQQVDTYTNYIFSELEKVTTYDEFQEHITAGIFLPAIIEKSVNKFSFDGLQKIKDDQAYLFMSNHRDIVLDCALIDFALDRGGKMLCEMAIGDNLLTNQFITDLFKLNGGVTVKRTLPMREKYLESIRLSAYFVELITEENKSIWVAQKSGRAKDGFDVTTPAIIKMLHLSQKKKGISFSDVVNNCHIVPVAVSYEYDPCDLIKAGEEVTRLAKGEQAKKRYEDLISISRGMKGYKGNVHIAFGTPLEGEWENSDQVAQEVDRQIHTLYKLWPTNLFAYDYLYNSTQFKDSYKDFDKEAFLYRFKGTREEVRQYALNTYANPVVSYLAAQKK
- the mutL gene encoding DNA mismatch repair endonuclease MutL; translated protein: MRIQKLDPLVAQRIAAGEVIDRPASVIRELLDNALDAGAKQLVASVTDGGLESIKLIDDGEGIAREDLPLLCESHATSKVHELEDLYHIKSMGFRGEALYSIAAVSTVTIASSYQGQDAYQITVDNGIKGEVQPGGPREGTTVSVEGLFKELPARRQFLKRPSTEATMCRYVLQEKALAFPERSFRFITDGKVRVDLPATNKKQRVLDVLAISQNIVPSEMIELYDSAGRFNLYAVCSSPALYRSDRSHIKIFVNNRPVEEFALVQAVTYGYGEMLHGGAFPYCYLFIDVDPTLVDFNIHPTKREVKLRNKAEIHHQVVGMISSQVRRTIPRIVAKEIQDEQTPLLTPKATYTHQRAQDASSHERSSRYQGDARKPIDPEWFQKAKEILQSDGMQATRATETENIWDMQAKQEQFTYLGQAFNLFLVAEKENDLYLVDQHAAHERILYDEVRAKREVQSLMIPLSFEVERDVDNYLQGNLDVYLNLGIKLVRSDDLLWEIHAIPAIYRSVEKQLVSFIQTMSGESEEVEKGLYAIVACHAAIKAGDSIDRMMAISLLEKVFALAEPTCPHGRTFVIRLHKDELMKAVQRT